The Exiguobacterium aurantiacum DSM 6208 genome includes a window with the following:
- a CDS encoding alpha-ketoacid dehydrogenase subunit beta — MAQMTMIQAITDAMRVEMKRDEKVLLFGEDVGKNGGVFRATEGLQDELGEDRVFDTPLAESGIGGLAIGLGLTGFRPIMEVQFFGFVFEVFDSVAAQMARMRYRSGGAYSQPITIRSPFGGGVKTPELHADSLEGLMAQTPGLKVVIPSTPYDAKGLLIASIRDNDPVVFLEHMKLYRSFRGEVPEGEYTIELGKADVKREGTDVSIITYGAMVHTSLKAAEELEKENINVEVIDLMTVSPLDIDTIVESVKKTGRAIVVQEAQRQAGIAANVVTEIQERAILHLEAPVLRVTAPDTVFAFAQGEDAWLPDHKDVVAKVKEVINF; from the coding sequence ATGGCTCAAATGACAATGATCCAAGCGATTACTGATGCGATGCGCGTTGAAATGAAGCGCGACGAGAAAGTACTTCTTTTCGGAGAAGACGTTGGTAAAAACGGTGGGGTATTCCGTGCTACGGAAGGTCTCCAAGACGAGCTCGGCGAAGACCGCGTCTTCGACACGCCGCTTGCTGAGTCTGGTATCGGTGGTCTTGCAATCGGTCTCGGTCTCACAGGCTTCCGTCCAATCATGGAAGTTCAATTCTTCGGTTTCGTCTTCGAAGTATTTGACTCGGTCGCAGCTCAAATGGCACGTATGCGTTACCGTTCAGGCGGCGCTTACAGCCAGCCGATCACAATCCGTTCACCGTTCGGTGGCGGTGTAAAAACACCTGAACTTCATGCGGATAGCCTCGAAGGCTTGATGGCTCAGACACCTGGTCTTAAAGTCGTCATCCCGTCGACTCCGTACGATGCAAAAGGACTTTTGATCGCGTCAATCCGCGATAACGACCCTGTCGTCTTCCTCGAGCACATGAAGCTTTACCGTTCATTCCGTGGCGAAGTACCTGAAGGCGAATACACGATCGAGCTTGGAAAAGCAGACGTGAAGCGTGAAGGAACTGACGTTTCGATCATCACATACGGTGCGATGGTCCACACGTCACTCAAAGCAGCGGAAGAACTCGAAAAAGAAAACATCAACGTTGAAGTCATCGACCTCATGACAGTGAGCCCGCTTGATATCGATACAATCGTCGAGTCTGTTAAAAAGACTGGCCGTGCGATCGTCGTTCAAGAGGCACAGCGTCAAGCAGGTATCGCAGCGAACGTTGTAACTGAAATTCAAGAACGCGCAATTCTTCACCTCGAAGCTCCAGTGCTTCGTGTGACTGCACCTGACACAGTTTTCGCCTTCGCACAAGGGGAAGACGCATGGTTACCTGACCATAAAGATGTCGTTGCAAAAGTTAAGGAAGTTATCAACTTCTGA